The following are encoded together in the Thunnus maccoyii chromosome 18, fThuMac1.1, whole genome shotgun sequence genome:
- the kdm8 gene encoding lysine-specific demethylase 8, which produces MLWSKISAVLPPNEEQFPLQFSDKVESSVVDVLKRSRQQLYSGDAATASRMLNAQIILDISWEKLNTGTWRHVDKDWRRVYSYGCLFKVAALCREDPSEERILQAVRTCDMGLLMGAAVMDNILQVLVQILQGEVRKATKEEDETEHANIKRIKIECPRVPVIKEELAVPRIKCPSLESFNTNYLLPLKPVILEGIIDHWPALNEHPWSIEYLRSVAGCRTVPVEVGSRYTDEEWSQTLLTVNEFIDRYILNRFKISQDGVKSVGYLAQHQLFDQIPELKEDIRLPDYCCLGEGDEDDITINAWFGPGGTVSPLHQDPQQNFLAQVVGSKYIRLYSPEDTDKLYPHQSQLLHNTSQVEVENPDTVQFPEFAKAPYLECVLQPGDMLFIPVQHWHYIRSLELSFSVSFWWS; this is translated from the exons ATGCTGTGGTCAAAAATCTCTGCTGTTTTGCCTCCTAATGAGGAACAGTTTCCGCTGCAGTTTAGTGACAAAGTGGAGTCAAGCGTGGTGGACGTGCTGAAACGGTCCAGACAGCAGCTTTACAGTGGCGACGCTGCAACCGCCAGTCGTATGCTCAACGCTCAGATCATTTTGGATATTTCATGGGAGAAACTCAACACAGGAACGTGGCGGCATGTGGACAAAGACTGGAGACGTGTTTATTCTTATGGCTGCTTGTTCAAAGTGGCCGCTCTGTGTCGCGAAGATCCGTCAGAGGAAAGAATCCTGCAGGCCGTCAGGACTTGTGACATGGGGTTACTCATGGGTGCAGCCGTCATGGATAACATACTTCAAGTTCTGGTCCAGATTCTGCAGGGCGAAGTCAGGAAAGCCAcaaaagaggaggatgaaacTGAACATGCAAACATCAAG AGAATAAAGATCGAGTGCCCGCGTGTTCCTGTGATCAAAGAAGAGTTGGCAGTTCCCAGGATAAAATGTCCTTCACTGGAGAGCTTCAATACAAACTACTTGCTCCCCCTCAAACCAGTTATTTTAGAAGGGATCATCGACCACTGGCCTGCCCTCAACGAACATCCCTggag CATAGAATACTTGAGGTCTGTTGCTGGTTGCCGGACTGTCCCTGTGGAGGTGGGATCCAGGTACACAGATGAGGAATGGTCACAAACTCTGCTTACGGTCAATGAATTCATTGATCGATATATTTTAAATAGA TTCAAAATCTCACAGGATGGAGTGAAAAGTGTGGGTTATCTTGCACAGCACCAGCTTTTTGATCAG ATACCAGAGCTGAAGGAAGACATTCGCCTCCCTGATTATTGCTGTCTTGGTGAGGGGGACGAAGACGATATTACTATAAATGCGTGGTTTGGGCCTGGAGGTACAGTGTCTCCTCTCCACCAGGACCCTCAACAGAACTTCCTGGCACAG GTGGTGGGAAGCAAATATATTCGCCTATATTCCCCAGAGGACACAGACAAGCTTTACCCTCATCAATCACAGCTCCTTCACAATACCAGTCAG GTGGAGGTTGAGAATCCAGACACGGTGCAATTCCCGGAGTTTGCCAAGGCTCCGTATCTCGAGTGTGTGTTACAGCCTGGAGACATGCTGTTTATTCCTGTCCAACACTGGCATTATATCCGATCCTTAGAACTCAGCTTCTCTGTCAGCTTCTGGTGGTCATGA